Proteins found in one Flavobacterium channae genomic segment:
- a CDS encoding TetR/AcrR family transcriptional regulator: protein MILSEKQIHIIDKSEKLFAEKGFDGTSIRDIAKAADINIAMISYYFGSKEKLLEAIVYYRISALKLLLNSLTTEEIHPLEKINRLIEFYISRIHQNKTIYQIIHHEISNNKREFDLESFKQIKIDNIRILAQIIKEGQDLGIFKDDIQVELIPPVIIGTLTQMNINQHFYSEILGLKNDDDFENYIKTTFTDFIKKTINSLILK from the coding sequence ATGATATTAAGCGAAAAACAAATACATATTATAGACAAATCGGAGAAGCTATTTGCTGAAAAAGGATTTGATGGTACTTCTATTAGAGATATTGCGAAAGCAGCAGATATTAATATAGCTATGATATCCTATTATTTTGGTTCTAAAGAAAAACTTTTAGAAGCAATTGTATACTATAGAATATCTGCATTAAAATTGTTATTAAACAGTTTAACAACTGAAGAAATTCATCCACTAGAAAAGATTAATCGTCTTATCGAATTTTACATTTCAAGAATTCATCAAAATAAAACGATTTATCAAATTATTCATCACGAAATAAGTAACAACAAACGTGAATTTGACTTAGAATCATTCAAACAAATTAAGATTGATAACATCCGAATTTTAGCCCAAATTATAAAAGAAGGTCAAGATTTAGGCATTTTTAAAGATGATATTCAAGTAGAATTAATTCCACCAGTTATCATTGGTACACTTACACAAATGAATATAAATCAGCATTTTTACAGTGAAATTCTAGGTTTAAAAAATGATGATGACTTTGAAAACTACATAAAAACAACCTTTACTGATTTTATAAAAAAAACAATTAACTCATTAATTTTAAAATAA